In the genome of Dioscorea cayenensis subsp. rotundata cultivar TDr96_F1 chromosome 1, TDr96_F1_v2_PseudoChromosome.rev07_lg8_w22 25.fasta, whole genome shotgun sequence, one region contains:
- the LOC120259004 gene encoding glutamate receptor 3.1-like isoform X2, with translation MQLLHRHDRSIIHIALKFMENNIVAMIGPQWSLIAQIISHIANNLQVPLLSYGATDPTLSCLQFPYLVRTTQSDTFQMQSIAEIIDYYQWRQVIAIYIDHEYGRNGISALGDKLAERRCKITFKAALPPEPDNKDIIDLLIKVGMQESRIIVLHANPAVGITIFSVAKSLGMMENGYVWIATDWLVALLDSTGALDQQTMDYMQGVLSLRMHTADSTRKATFASRWSELANKYSGSNIGLHSYGLYAYDSVWVLARALDAFFNEGGSILFSNASKLSLFNGGKLLLNKIKRIRMEGLTGLVQFDPDGNLIHPAYDIINVVGSGLKMIGYWSNYSGLSVISPEKLYNMPPNKSSVNQKLNNVIWPGDMVIKPRGWVFANNGKELKIGVINRPFFQEILSKDLETGTVKGYCIDVFTAAMNLLDYPVHYKFIPFGDGLNMPDYQEILYKVAAGEIDGVVGDYAIVTNRTLILDFTQPYIESGLVIVAPLKKLRSNAWAFSRPFTLKLWCATGVAIVLVGVVVWILERRVNEEFRHGGNPRKQIFTIFWFGFSTMFFCQQEEIRSTLGRIIMIVWLFVVLIIQSSYMASLTSILTVQQLSSSIRGIDTLIASGESIGFAAGSFAENYMVQELNIPRSRLKSLASPDEYIRNLELGPNNGGIAAFVDERPYVELFLSTQCQFTTVGSEFTKAGWGFAFPRDSLLAVDVSTAILKLSENGDLQKIRDKWLTRSACRSANNELDSDRLRLSSFWGLFLIIGLACFFAILIYLSLALYKYIQFAGKCSIREFLSFVWLTERGGEIQSKS, from the exons ATGCAATTGCTACACCGGCATGACCGAAG TATTATTCATATAGCTTTAAAGTTCATGGAGAACAACATTGTTGCCATGATTGGTCCCCAGTGGTCTTTGATAGCTCAGATCATCTCGCACATCGCCAATAACCTCCAAGTACCTCTTCTCTCCTATGGTGCTACTGACCCAACACTCTCTTGTCTTCAATTCCCTTACTTAGTGCGTACTACTCAAAGCGATACTTTTCAGATGCAATCTATAGCTGAGATCATCGATTACTATCAATGGAGACAAGTGATAGCAATCTACATTGACCATGAGTATGGCCGCAATGGCATATCTGCCTTGGGTGATAAACTTGCAGAAAGAAGATGCAAGATCACCTTCAAAGCTGCATTGCCACCTGAACCAGACAACAAAGACATAATTGATTTGCTGATCAAGGTTGGAATGCAAGAGTCTCGAATCATAGTCTTGCATGCAAATCCAGCTGTTGGTATCACTATCTTCTCGGTGGCAAAATCTCTTGGTATGATGGAAAATGGGTATGTTTGGATTGCAACAGATTGGCTTGTTGCTCTGTTAGACTCGACAGGAGCACTTGATCAACAAACCATGGACTATATGCAAGGTGTTTTATCCCTGCGAATGCATACTGCAGACTCAACGAGGAAGGCAACATTTGCTTCAAGATGGAGTGAATTGGCTAACAAATACTCTGGAAGTAACATTGGGCTTCATTCTTATGGGTTGTATGCCTATGACAGTGTGTGGGTACTTGCAAGAGCATTGGATGCATTCTTCAATGAAGGTGGTTCAATTTTATTCTCTAATGCCTCAAAGCTGAGTCTTTTCAATGGAGGCAAGCTTCTACTTAATAAGATTAAGAGGATTCGGATGGAAGGTCTCACAGGTTTGGTTCAATTTGATCCAGATGGAAATCTAATTCATCCTGCATATGACATCATCAATGTGGTGGGTTCTGGACTTAAGATGATTGGTTATTGGTCTAATTACTCTGGATTATCAGTTATATCTCCTGAAAAACTCTATAATATGCCCCCCAATAAATCCAGTGTCAACCAAAAGCTTAACAATGTTATTTGGCCTGGAGACATGGTCATTAAGCCTAGAGGTTGGGTGTTTGCTAACAATGGGAAGGAGTTGAAGATTGGTGTGATTAATAGGCCTTTTTTCCAAGAAATCCTATCAAAAGACCTGGAAACCGGCACTGTGAAGGGATATTGTATTGATGTTTTTACTGCTGCAATGAACCTATTGGACTATCCTGTTCATTATAAGTTCATACCTTTCGGCGATGGCCTAAACATGCCAGATTATCAAGAGATATTATACAAGGTTGCTGCAGGA GAGATTGATGGAGTTGTAGGAGACTATGCCATTGTCACAAACAGAACACTGATTCTTGATTTCACCCAACCGTATATCGAGTCTGGCCTTGTCATTGTGGCTCCTCTCAAAAAACTAAGGTCCAATGCTTGGGCATTTTCAAGGCCATTCACTCTGAAACTCTGGTGTGCCACTGGAGTTGCCATTGTTCTTGTTGGAGTGGTTGTATGGATTCTTGAACGTAGAGTTAATGAAGAGTTCCGTCATGGTGGCAACCcaagaaaacaaatatttacgatCTTctg gtTTGGCTTTTCAACTATGTTCTTCTGCCAAC AAGAAGAGATTAGAAGCACCCTTGGACGCATTATCATGATTGTATGGCTGTTTGTGGTGTTAATCATTCAGTCTAGCTACATGGCGAGCTTGACTTCGATACTCACAGTACAACAACTCTCTTCAAGCATTCGAGGCATCGACACACTAATAGCAAGTGGTGAAAGCATTGGATTTGCTGCAGGTTCATTCGCGGAGAATTACATGGTGCAGGAGCTCAACATTCCAAGATCAAGGCTTAAATCTCTTGCTTCCCCTGATGAATATATTAGGAACCTTGAGCTTGGTCCAAACAATGGAGGCATTGCTGCTTTTGTTGATGAACGTCCTTATGTCGAGCTTTTCCTTTCAACACAATGTCAGTTCACTACTGTTGGCTCTGAGTTCACTAAAGCTGGCTGGGGTTTT GCATTTCCACGCGACTCTTTGTTAGCAGTTGATGTATCTACTGCAATTCTCAAACTCTCAGAGAATGGGGATTTGCAGAAGATTCGTGACAAATGGCTGACGAGGAGTGCTTGCAGGTCTGCAAACAATGAACTGGACTCCGATCGGCTTCGTTTGAGTAGCTTTTGGGGCTTGTTCCTCATCATTGGATTGGCATGCTTCTTTGCTATACTCATTTACCTGTCCTTGGCACTCTACAAATACATTCAGTTTGCTGGCAAATGTAGTATCCGTGAATTCCTTTCTTTTGTCTGGTTGACTGAAAGAGGAGGTGAAATCCAGTCGAAGAGTTGA
- the LOC120259004 gene encoding glutamate receptor 3.1-like isoform X1, with the protein MKPYSAMFLATKLLFISSGVVILSLVISAERPTAISVGAAFPFNSTIGKVAKIAIQAGVDDVNIDPTVLRGSKLVLTMQDTECNCYTGMTEALKFMENNIVAMIGPQWSLIAQIISHIANNLQVPLLSYGATDPTLSCLQFPYLVRTTQSDTFQMQSIAEIIDYYQWRQVIAIYIDHEYGRNGISALGDKLAERRCKITFKAALPPEPDNKDIIDLLIKVGMQESRIIVLHANPAVGITIFSVAKSLGMMENGYVWIATDWLVALLDSTGALDQQTMDYMQGVLSLRMHTADSTRKATFASRWSELANKYSGSNIGLHSYGLYAYDSVWVLARALDAFFNEGGSILFSNASKLSLFNGGKLLLNKIKRIRMEGLTGLVQFDPDGNLIHPAYDIINVVGSGLKMIGYWSNYSGLSVISPEKLYNMPPNKSSVNQKLNNVIWPGDMVIKPRGWVFANNGKELKIGVINRPFFQEILSKDLETGTVKGYCIDVFTAAMNLLDYPVHYKFIPFGDGLNMPDYQEILYKVAAGEIDGVVGDYAIVTNRTLILDFTQPYIESGLVIVAPLKKLRSNAWAFSRPFTLKLWCATGVAIVLVGVVVWILERRVNEEFRHGGNPRKQIFTIFWFGFSTMFFCQQEEIRSTLGRIIMIVWLFVVLIIQSSYMASLTSILTVQQLSSSIRGIDTLIASGESIGFAAGSFAENYMVQELNIPRSRLKSLASPDEYIRNLELGPNNGGIAAFVDERPYVELFLSTQCQFTTVGSEFTKAGWGFAFPRDSLLAVDVSTAILKLSENGDLQKIRDKWLTRSACRSANNELDSDRLRLSSFWGLFLIIGLACFFAILIYLSLALYKYIQFAGKCSIREFLSFVWLTERGGEIQSKS; encoded by the exons ATGAAACCTTATTCAGCTATGTTTTTGGCAACGAAGCTCTTGTTTATTTCCAGTGGAGTGGTAATACTGAGTCTCGTGATTTCTGCTGAAAGGCCTACAGCTATCAGCGTGGGAGCAGCTTTTCCCTTCAACTCTACCATAGGAAAAGTTGCGAAAATCGCTATACAAGCCGGTGTCGATGATGTCAATATCGATCCAACCGTTCTCCGGGGATCCAAGCTGGTTCTCACCATGCAAGACACCGAATGCAATTGCTACACCGGCATGACCGAAG CTTTAAAGTTCATGGAGAACAACATTGTTGCCATGATTGGTCCCCAGTGGTCTTTGATAGCTCAGATCATCTCGCACATCGCCAATAACCTCCAAGTACCTCTTCTCTCCTATGGTGCTACTGACCCAACACTCTCTTGTCTTCAATTCCCTTACTTAGTGCGTACTACTCAAAGCGATACTTTTCAGATGCAATCTATAGCTGAGATCATCGATTACTATCAATGGAGACAAGTGATAGCAATCTACATTGACCATGAGTATGGCCGCAATGGCATATCTGCCTTGGGTGATAAACTTGCAGAAAGAAGATGCAAGATCACCTTCAAAGCTGCATTGCCACCTGAACCAGACAACAAAGACATAATTGATTTGCTGATCAAGGTTGGAATGCAAGAGTCTCGAATCATAGTCTTGCATGCAAATCCAGCTGTTGGTATCACTATCTTCTCGGTGGCAAAATCTCTTGGTATGATGGAAAATGGGTATGTTTGGATTGCAACAGATTGGCTTGTTGCTCTGTTAGACTCGACAGGAGCACTTGATCAACAAACCATGGACTATATGCAAGGTGTTTTATCCCTGCGAATGCATACTGCAGACTCAACGAGGAAGGCAACATTTGCTTCAAGATGGAGTGAATTGGCTAACAAATACTCTGGAAGTAACATTGGGCTTCATTCTTATGGGTTGTATGCCTATGACAGTGTGTGGGTACTTGCAAGAGCATTGGATGCATTCTTCAATGAAGGTGGTTCAATTTTATTCTCTAATGCCTCAAAGCTGAGTCTTTTCAATGGAGGCAAGCTTCTACTTAATAAGATTAAGAGGATTCGGATGGAAGGTCTCACAGGTTTGGTTCAATTTGATCCAGATGGAAATCTAATTCATCCTGCATATGACATCATCAATGTGGTGGGTTCTGGACTTAAGATGATTGGTTATTGGTCTAATTACTCTGGATTATCAGTTATATCTCCTGAAAAACTCTATAATATGCCCCCCAATAAATCCAGTGTCAACCAAAAGCTTAACAATGTTATTTGGCCTGGAGACATGGTCATTAAGCCTAGAGGTTGGGTGTTTGCTAACAATGGGAAGGAGTTGAAGATTGGTGTGATTAATAGGCCTTTTTTCCAAGAAATCCTATCAAAAGACCTGGAAACCGGCACTGTGAAGGGATATTGTATTGATGTTTTTACTGCTGCAATGAACCTATTGGACTATCCTGTTCATTATAAGTTCATACCTTTCGGCGATGGCCTAAACATGCCAGATTATCAAGAGATATTATACAAGGTTGCTGCAGGA GAGATTGATGGAGTTGTAGGAGACTATGCCATTGTCACAAACAGAACACTGATTCTTGATTTCACCCAACCGTATATCGAGTCTGGCCTTGTCATTGTGGCTCCTCTCAAAAAACTAAGGTCCAATGCTTGGGCATTTTCAAGGCCATTCACTCTGAAACTCTGGTGTGCCACTGGAGTTGCCATTGTTCTTGTTGGAGTGGTTGTATGGATTCTTGAACGTAGAGTTAATGAAGAGTTCCGTCATGGTGGCAACCcaagaaaacaaatatttacgatCTTctg gtTTGGCTTTTCAACTATGTTCTTCTGCCAAC AAGAAGAGATTAGAAGCACCCTTGGACGCATTATCATGATTGTATGGCTGTTTGTGGTGTTAATCATTCAGTCTAGCTACATGGCGAGCTTGACTTCGATACTCACAGTACAACAACTCTCTTCAAGCATTCGAGGCATCGACACACTAATAGCAAGTGGTGAAAGCATTGGATTTGCTGCAGGTTCATTCGCGGAGAATTACATGGTGCAGGAGCTCAACATTCCAAGATCAAGGCTTAAATCTCTTGCTTCCCCTGATGAATATATTAGGAACCTTGAGCTTGGTCCAAACAATGGAGGCATTGCTGCTTTTGTTGATGAACGTCCTTATGTCGAGCTTTTCCTTTCAACACAATGTCAGTTCACTACTGTTGGCTCTGAGTTCACTAAAGCTGGCTGGGGTTTT GCATTTCCACGCGACTCTTTGTTAGCAGTTGATGTATCTACTGCAATTCTCAAACTCTCAGAGAATGGGGATTTGCAGAAGATTCGTGACAAATGGCTGACGAGGAGTGCTTGCAGGTCTGCAAACAATGAACTGGACTCCGATCGGCTTCGTTTGAGTAGCTTTTGGGGCTTGTTCCTCATCATTGGATTGGCATGCTTCTTTGCTATACTCATTTACCTGTCCTTGGCACTCTACAAATACATTCAGTTTGCTGGCAAATGTAGTATCCGTGAATTCCTTTCTTTTGTCTGGTTGACTGAAAGAGGAGGTGAAATCCAGTCGAAGAGTTGA
- the LOC120282045 gene encoding uncharacterized protein LOC120282045, giving the protein MKPPQNCSAFFRGLCGNANVLKPFLWINCLNPTVTSFLHHPWIFDIPIAFKQVFFNMDMPVEDLRISDCLNNCNWNVTALNLMFGSNWNSPILSHGKISVDGVSHWVWFPESHGTKLSSNIYKFLNKNPCCGQQWIGWSNIWKLRVAPKTKTFIWMLMHNKIKTYDFMYRLNLGPPDPCVFCGLVLESYDHLFKYCHVSVRVWKTVENLADITVNLLNLVDGGVWLDFSSNGNSLFLASIIAATLWQIWKSRCNLIFRQDSLDISKMANLVILHVKDFAVSSNGHLMRNYMMNNRPCPGALGVFSAVAWNITTGKGGLGFMAINSNVTVCCAGFCPSSLADSLDMNLKALCWALDYIIISRECCSNIFISSEDLWKKISSNEGLVSWGMIDPWIVCVGFFFS; this is encoded by the coding sequence ATGAAACCTCCGCAGAACTGCTCGGCTTTTTTCCGTGGCCTTTGCGGCAATGCCAATGTTCTTAAACCTTTCTTGTGGATTAACTGCCTTAACCCAACTGTTACTTCCTTTTTACATCATCCTTGGATTTTTGACATTCCTATTGCCTTTAAACAGGTTTTCTTTAACATGGATATGCCTGTTGAGGATCTTCGCATTAGTGactgtttaaataattgtaATTGGAATGTGACAGctcttaatcttatgtttggtTCCAATTGGAACTCTCCAATCTTGTCTCATGGTAAGATTAGTGTTGATGGCGTTTCTCACTGGGTTTGGTTTCCGGAATCTCATGGTACCAAACTTTCTTCTAACATCTACAAGTTTCTTAACAAGAACCCATGCTGTGGGCAGCAGTGGATTGGCTGGTCTAATATATGGAAACTTCGTGTTGCTCCTAAAACTAAAACCTTCATCTGGATGTTGAtgcataacaaaattaaaacttatgaTTTTATGTATCGGCTAAACCTTGGTCCTCCTGACCCCTGTGTGTTTTGTGGTTTGGTTTTAGAAAGCTATGATcatctttttaaatattgccATGTTAGTGTTCGGGTTTGGAAGACTGTTGAAAATCTTGCTGATATTACTGTCAATCTCCTCAATTTGGTTGATGGTGGTGTTTGGCTTGATTTTAGTTCCAATggtaattctttatttttggctTCTATTATTGCTGCTACTCTCTGGCAAATTTGGAAGAGCAGATGTAACTTGATATTCAGGCAGGATTCCTTGGATATTTCCAAGATGGCTAATCTGGTGATTCTTCATGTTAAGGATTTTGCTGTCAGCTCTAATGGTCATTTGATGCGGAATTATATGATGAACAACAGACCTTGCCCTGGTGCTTTAGGTGTTTTCTCTGCTGTGGCTTGGAACATTACTACAGGTAAGGGTGGTTTGGGCTTCATGGCTATCAATTCTAATGTCACTGTGTGCTGTGCAGGCTTTTGCCCTTCTAGTCTGGCCGATAGTTTAGATATGAACTTGAAGGCTCTCTGCTGGGCTCTGGATTATATCATTATCTCAAGGGAGTGCTGTTCCAACATCTTCATCAGCTCTGAGGacctttggaagaagattagcaGTAACGAGGGcctagtttcttggggcatgatAGATCCTTGGATTGTCTGCGTCGGCTTCTTCTTCAGTTGA